The Cyclobacterium amurskyense genome contains the following window.
CAAATCTGTTTTCACCAATCCTGAACGATACATGGCATTTACATAAGACGTAATTTGGTTGGCATACACCCTTGTTTCAGAATTATAAGCCAAGCCATTCTGGTTTCCCGTCAGGGGGACAACATTCCCATCCACATCCAAACCTGTATGGGTATTGTTTTCGCCTTGAACAGCCACTTTTACTCCATCAAACCTTCGGTAATACTCACCGCCATCAGTTGCAAAATACATTACCAAGGCTCCGTAAGGATTCTTTCCTTCTGGATATTCATCCACTGGCCCTACTTCCAATAGGATCTGGTTGAAGGTAACATTTTCGAGTGTGTCCAGAAATTCATGCAAAGGGCTCATGTCAAGTTTCATCTTTAGCCCCAAACCGGCTTTGACCCCAACTTTATCACCTTCTATATCATAGGCAACATCTTTCTCCACGATCTGTTCTGTAGCAGTTCCTTGCCTATTACTAATCACTTGATTAAAATGCCTTGATTGAATGGTGTTAATAGGGTATGCTGTTGACACCGTATCATCTTCGTAATGATAATACATGGTAATACCTGTCCCGCCTCCTATAGCTAAAGAAATGGACGTGTTCTGGGCTGGATCTCCTTTGATCACTATACCGGGAAAATACTCCCTGAAAGCAAAAATATTATCAAATACCGGATCTTGTGTAGTAAGCTTACCAAAAAGCTCCGCAGCAAAATCAGGATTAAGGTCCATTCTTACTTGATTGACCGTATCAGCCTGCAACACAAAAG
Protein-coding sequences here:
- a CDS encoding DUF4270 domain-containing protein, producing the protein MNKTSFLKAITISIRTLQVKFLGALCSIVIFAGACSDPSEIGLVLDPGSNQIGVFYEEIPLSSLLVLEDSFNTTNQSRMVVGGDHSDLFGTTESIAYSRLSFNPDGVLPEDDAIFDSAIFNFNIVDLIADDFDEEKEFKVHRLLEAIEDTTYYSFSSLDYEENVALAEGAFVLQADTVNQVRMDLNPDFAAELFGKLTTQDPVFDNIFAFREYFPGIVIKGDPAQNTSISLAIGGGTGITMYYHYEDDTVSTAYPINTIQSRHFNQVISNRQGTATEQIVEKDVAYDIEGDKVGVKAGLGLKMKLDMSPLHEFLDTLENVTFNQILLEVGPVDEYPEGKNPYGALVMYFATDGGEYYRRFDGVKVAVQGENNTHTGLDVDGNVVPLTGNQNGLAYNSETRVYANQITSYVNAMYRSGLVKTDLFLYPNTPSTESGVVSFDAFKRSLKEFVVDKDNIKVKVYYSKIR